In the genome of Cryptomeria japonica chromosome 8, Sugi_1.0, whole genome shotgun sequence, one region contains:
- the LOC131857565 gene encoding pathogenesis-related protein PR-4-like translates to MASKVVMWIALCFFLASILCVNGETLTTSTPYDSAGRNYDLDGLFCATIDSNQTLEFRSEYLWTAYCDQAGQPMELSLCGTCIQVTNDSTDQNVIVRIVDECKNGGLVLETDAFNAIDKDGKGKHYGHMFTTYKLLKNDRVKCSRSQPCSKVHFLHDFEGALVKTL, encoded by the exons ATGGCTTCCAAGGTTGTGATGTGGATTGCTCTATGCTTCTTTTTGGCTTCCATACTGTGTGTTAATGGCGAGACATTGACCACGTCCACTCCGTATGATTCTGCTGGTCGTAATTACGACCTTGATGGCCTATTTTGCGCTACAATTGACTCTAATCAAACATTAGAGTTTCGCAGTGAATACCTTTGGACTGCGTATTGTGACCAAGCCGGCCAGCCCATGGAACTTTCCCTCTGCGGCACCTGCATCCAA GTGACAAATGATTCGACGGATCAAAATGTGATCGTACGAATTGTGGACGAGTGCAAAAATGGAGGACTGGTTTTAGAAACTGATGCTTTTAATGCCATTGATAAGGATGGGAAAGGAAAGCATTACGGTCATATGTTTACTACCTACAA gttgttgaagaacgatcggGTCAAGTGCAGCCGATCtcagccttgcagtaaagtccatttcctgcatgacTTCGAGGGAGCTCTGGTGAAGACTCTgtga